The stretch of DNA ACATCAATAGCGGAACAATCACTCTCTATGCAATCTGGGAAAAGGACATTTACACAGTAGTCTACAATCTGAACGGTGCTTCAGGAACTATTTCTAACGGTAAAGTCTCAATCGGTGAAGCTATTCCTATTGCATCTCCAGACGGTATTACAAACACAGGATACAATTTCAAAGGCTGGGCATTCACAAGCACAGGCAGTGCAGACGATGTACTTGCTTCAGGTACAAATCTCACAGCACAAAATATCACAGACTACATCAATAGCGGAACAATCACTCTCTATGCAATCTGGGAAAAGGACATTTACACAGTAGTCTACAATCTGAACGGTGCTTCAGGAACTATTTCTAACGGTAAAGTCTCAATCGGTGAAGCTATTCCTATTGCATCTCCAGACGGTATTACAAACACAGGATACAATTTCAAAGGCTGGGCATTCACAAGCACAGGCAGTGCAGACGATGTACTTGCTTCAGGTACAAATCTCACAGCACAAAATATCACAGACTACATCAATAGCGGAACAATCACTCTCTATGCAATCTGGGAAAAGGACATTTACACAGTAGTCTACAATCTGAACGGTGCTTCAGGAACTATTTCTAACGGTAAAGTCTCAATCGGTGAAGCTATTCCTATTGCATCTCCAGACGGTATTACAAACACAGGATACAATTTCAAAGGCTGGGCATTCACAAGCACAGGCAGTGCAGACGATGTACTTGCTTCAGGTACAAATCTCACAGCACAAAATATCACAGACTACATCAATAGCGGAACAATCACTCTCTATGCAATCTGGGAAAAGGACGATGAGCCTGTAAAGTACACCGTAACATTTGACAGCAACGGCGGCAGTTTTGTACCTAAAATCGAAGATGTAGCAAAAGACAGCAAGATTACAAAACCAGTAGACCCAACAAGATCAGGTTACACATTCAAAGGCTGGTACACAGAAAATGGAATAGAATGGGACTTCGATAAAGACGTAGTCACAGCAGACATAACCTTATACGCCAAGTGGGAAACAAAGGACCCTGACAGACCTACTTACTTCAAAGTAGAATACAATGCAAACGGAGGAGAAGGGGAAGTTCCGAAGTCGGAACTTCACTTCTCAGGCGAATTTGTAACTGTCAAATCGTCAGAGCTGTCAAAGAATGGATACATCTTCAAGGGATGGTGCGACTCATTCACTCAGCAGACATACTTGCCTGATGAAGAATTCAGAATGCCTAACAGAAATGTCTGTCTGACAGCAGTATGGGAAGAAAGCAGTCCTCCTACTCCTGGAAAAGAAGTCACAGTCACATTCGTAGTAGACAACGCTTTCTACGGAGAATCAAAGACTCATATCAACACAGCATTAGGAGAATCAATGCAGCCTGATCCTGTCAAAGAGGGATATGACTTCGCAGGATGGTATACAGAAGACGATCAGGTCTTCACAGCAGATTCAATAGTAAGCAGTAACATGACAGTCTATGCAGACTTCAAATTAAACAAGGACTACGTCATAGTTACTTTCGTTATAGATAACGAAATTTACTTGGAGAAAGTCTGCAGGAAAGACAACATTCAGGAACCTAATATCCCTTACAGATTAGGAAAGGAACTGAATGCATGGTATTCAGACAAAGAGTTACAGAACAAATTCAGTTTTGATTCAGTAGTATCAGAGGATCACATAACACTCTATGCTGAATGGAAACAAGACGAGAATGTAATGATCTGGTTTATTTTCATACTCTTCGCAGCATTCATGGCAGCAGTGATAGCATCAGCAAAGAGAGTGTCATTCTTCATCAATGAGAATGACGAAGAGAAGTATGCATCAGTAATCATGTTCGGAAAGGGAACTCTGGGAGACAGACTTCCTCAGATTCCTGACAGTCAAAACTTCTCAGGCTGGTACTCAGAATCAGGAGAACTGATAACAGAAGAATCAGAGATCACTCAGAGCATGAAAGTCTATGCTCACTGGAATGAGTGATCTCAAACCTCTTTCTTATTATCTTTATTATATATGCAGATAAAACTCTTCAGAAGAATAGAATAAAACAATAGACGGGATTATTTTTACCTCAATTTTCTGCTGATTTTATAACGAGGCTCTATGGTAACATTCAAATACTATCTATCTATGATACTCTAGATACATAGCGGGGTAGGGTAGCCAGGATATCCCGTCGGGCTCATAACCCGGAGACCGGTCGTTCAAATCGACTCCCCGCTACTTTTCTTAATTCTCAGTATCAGGTATCTTTTTACTATCGAAAGATATAAAATAGCGTGGATACACACTCCTGTTTGCAATGATTAACCTTCCTTCTTCATCTGATATTCTCATTATCGGCGGCGGAGCCACAGGAACAGGCATCGCACGCGATATGGCTATGAGAGGAGCCAGCGTCATCCTTGTCGAACGAGGAGATTTCTGTGCAGGTGCTTCCGGTTCCAACCACGGCATGCTGCACAGCGGAGCAAGGTATGCTTCTTCTGATCAAGACAGCGCCAGGGAGTGTGCTGCAGAAAATGAAATTCTCAAGCGGATAGCACCTTTCTGCATCGATGACACAGGCGGTTTATTCGTTTCACTTCCGGAAGATGATGAGGACTTCGCAGACAAATTTAACTCTAGTTGTCAGGCGGCAGGAGTCTACTCCAGGGAACTGTCTCTGCAGGAAGCTCTAAAATCCGAACCGCTGCTGAATCCGGAGATCACCAGAGCCTTTGAGGTCAGAGATGCCGCCGTTGATCCTTTTCTGCTTGTCAATGCCAACGTTGCAGCAGCCAGAGAGTTCGGGGCGGCAGCAGTCAATTACACAAAAGTAATTTCAATGGATATCGAAGAAGGAAAAATCAAGCAGGTCACACTTGAAAGGGCAGGTCAGAGATGCACAGTGCAGCCGGAAGCAGTCATCAACGCAGCAGGCTCCTGGGCGGCAGAGGTTGCAGCTATGGCCGATCAGTCTCTGAGTGTGGGAGTCGACAAAGGCACAATGGCGGTCATAGACGGAAGGGCAGCTTCCCGCCTGATCAACAGGCTGAGAAAACCGGCAGATGCCGACATCCTCGTCCCGCACCGCTCAGCGACAATCGTCGGCACAACGTCTTCTCCAGGAAATCTCAATCATGTCCATCCGACAGCCGAAGAAGTCGAAAGCCTGCTGAGAGAAGCTTCTAAGATGATCATAGGACTGCATTCTATGAGAGCGGTCAGAGCTTATGCGGGAATCAGACCTTTAGCCGCGGCGGGAGGCAGAAATGCTTCGAGAAATTTCACTATCACCCAGCATACTGAGGGAGCAGAAAATCTGTTCAGCGTCGTGGGAGGCAAACTTACCACTTACCGCCTGATAGCCGAGAAGACGGCTGATGCGGTCTCTTCCTACTTAGGGCTTCATTCAGTCTGCAAAACTGCTCAGGACGAGCTGCCGGCACCAGAAACAAAGCTGCCGCTTTCACAGGAGATCTGCAGCTGCGAAATGGTCTCCCAGGCTACTCTTCGTAATCTTGCTCAGTCGGCAGACGTGACCTGCGCAGCCGATCTTATGCGCCGCAGCAGGGCCGGCATGGGCTTCTGCCAGTCGGGACTATGTGCTTTTGATATAGTTTCCTGTCTGAAAGGAGATCCCCGGCAGCAGCTGCAGGAATTTCTGGCAGAGAGATGGAAAGGAGCGGAATCAGTCCTCTATGATCAGCAGCTGCGGCAGGAGGCCTTTAAAGCTCACCTTTTCAAAGTCTACGGTATCGACCATACGGGAGGAGACTGAAAATGGACTGCGATATTCTGATAGTAGGCGGCGGAGCAGCAGGCAGCACGGCAGCTTACAGGCTTGCCAACTCAGGGGCAAACGTAGTCTTGGTGTCTTCAGGCACTCCGGCTACCGCCATGTCTCCCGGCAGAATCACAGTTTCGCAGGAGTCGGAAGAACTGAAGAAATTTCTGATGGAGGCAGGCAGACCCTATGGTCTTTTTACAAAAGAAGAAAAGACTGAGAACTTCACCAACAAGGGAACACTGTATCAGCAGTCATTTTTGTCTGCATATGATGATAATTCAGCAGCACAGGCTGCAGCGGGAATCAAAGGCTTCAAAGATCTCAATCCCGAACTGGTGAGCAGGATACTGTCTCAGACGGGCAGAGAGCTGACGCCTTATTGGATTGAAGAAGGCAGTATGGATGAAATGGCAGAAGCAATGCAGGAAATTCCTGCCGATACAATTATGATTCCGCCGCTTTTCGACCTGCGGCATTATGCTGCTTCAATGGACAATCTGGAAAAACTGTCAGGACGCAGGCTGCGGGAGGCTGTGACGCCCCTTTCCCTGCCTGGGAGAAGGTTAAGCGAATGTCTGCTGCAGGCTGCCAAGACAGCAGGTGCACAGGTCATGACTGGAAGAAAAGTTATAGATATTACAGCACAGTCGGCGCTGGTTCAGTCAGGCATCAGGGAGCAGGAGATAACTTACAGTGCTTTGCTCTTGGCAGGCGGAAATTTGGTGAGCGGCGGTCTTTCCTTGGACGGCAATTTAGTAAGGGAGCCTCTGCTGGGCATCAACGTTACAGAGATCAACACTCCCAGGCTGCATTCGGCGGCTCTCACCGAAGCTCTGTCATCAGGCATCTGCGCTCACGGCTGCCGGGCAGCAGCAGGAGTCTATGCCTGCGGTTCAATCGTAGCCGGGCTCTCATATCCTCTCAGCAAGGGTCTCTGGGATGTAATGCTCAGTGCCTGGAAAACAGCTGAAACGATCAAGGAGGCGGCCTTATGAACGACTGCATCAAATGCGGCGAGTGTCTGGCGGTCTGCCATGCCTACAAGCACCTGCAGGGAGAATTCTCCGGCCCGCGCCGTCTGGCCGTTGAGTATCCACGTTTCAATGATACTTCCTCAGAAGCTTTCATGTGCACTACCTGCGGCTACTGTGAGGAGGTATGCCCTGCACATCTGCCGCTTACGCAGGCCATCGTACGCATGCGGACGCAGATGTTTCCCCCGCAGAATGAAGGGCAGCAGAAAGTTCTGGATCTGGCATTAAGAACCAATCATGCTGTAGAGCCGAAAGAGTACAATGCTCCAACAACAGGAAGAACTCTGCTGTTCCCGGGATGTGTCGGCAAAGGCCGGCTGGCGGGGAAGCCGGAGGAAGTCTTGAAACTGCTTGCCGCCGCCGGAGCTGAGCCTTATATCAATCCCGGCTTGGTCTGCTGCGGCTCTCCGCTTTCTAAGATGGGTGCCGTGGAAGAGGTAGAGCGGCTGAAAAACATCAACTATCCTATACTGGCTGAAGCAGAGCAGGTCGTTACGATCTGTCCGGGATGCACAACGATGATCAATAAATCCTACGGGATCAACGCTCTGCACATCCTGGAATTTTTAGAAGATGCTGAATTGAATTTCATTGACGGCGATAATGTCCGCATTTACCTGCATCATCCGTGCCACTTGTCAAGAGGCGTCGGGCCGCATGTGATGGACATTGCCCGGAATATCCTGGAAAAGGTTCCCGGGGTGACAGTCTTGGACTGCGGCAGCGAGGAAGACTGCTGCGGAGGCGGAGGAGGCGTTCTCGCTGCTTACCCAAGGGAAGCATATGCCACCGCGGATCTGAAGGCTAGAGAGGCTCAGGAAGCAGGCGCAGACCTGATTGTGGCACCATGCCCCTTCTGTGCAGTGAATCTGAGAAGGCCTAAGAGGCTGAAAGCCGTGGAGATGTCAGAATTTCTCTGTTCAAGGCTGAAGTGATCCTTACGTTGACGATATGATCAAAACAACGTCTGCTTCACAAAGGGTGCAGATTAAAAGGCTGAATCTCAAGGCCGGCATAACAGGAACAATCTTGTTCACAGAGAAGGTCTGCAGATGCGGAGTCGGTTCAACTGCATTCAGTAGATTGTATAATTCTACTCTTGGTATTATCAGTTCAATCAGAGTCTTGACGCAATAAAGTGATTTTTTATTCTGCCTCATATTCTAGAGCTTTTTTCTGTGAGGTATTTTTTAGTTATATTTTTGCAAGGCCAGCATGTTTTTCATAATTATAGCATGTGACTATGATCTGCAAATCTTCAAATAGTCCTCTACCGTGTGTGAAATCGTGAACACAGAACCTGTTAGTTGCATATCGTGCGTGTATATGGATAAGAGGCCTGAGTCTACAATGCAGGGAGGTCTCCTTTACTGTCAGAAAAAAAGGCTGGTAATCCGCCCCAAGACCTCATGCGAAGTTTACATCAAGGCCACAGCAAAGAACGTAGAGAGCATGAAAGCAGCGCTCTATGGGAAAATAAACCCTAATGATGTAGAATAAGTGAGGAGCGCGGAGTACCCGCCTCCGATGATTTTTCGAAGTTTTTTCTAAAACTATATTTCCTACCTGCTGAAAAGTAGTACTCCGTGGGGAGTTTGAAAGCAGTAATCCTTGCTGCAGGCGAAGGCATAAGGCTGCGTCCGTTTACAATGTCAAGGCCTAAGGCGATGATTCCTATAGGGAACAAGCCGGTATTGGAGCATATAGTGCATTCGTTAGTTGCCAACGGCATCTCAGATATCGTCATTGTCGTGGGATACTTTGAGAATACGATCATGTCTCATTTCGGGGACGGGCGTAACTTCGGGGCTAAGATCACATATGTATCTCAGTCGAGGCCGATCGGCACAGCACATGCAGTCTTCTCAGCATGGGATATTCTGAAAGACGAGGACAAGGTAATCGTTCTGGCAGGTGACAATTTTATTGATAAAAATACAGTAGCGTCAGCGCTGAACGGCGAACCTCCTTTAGCAGTAGTTACTGAAAGCGTCATGCCTTCAAAGTACGGTGTTGTGTCTCTGAAGGACAGCAGGATCACCTCCATTGTAGAAAAACCAGAAACAAACT from Candidatus Methanomassiliicoccus intestinalis Issoire-Mx1 encodes:
- a CDS encoding FAD-dependent oxidoreductase; the encoded protein is MINLPSSSDILIIGGGATGTGIARDMAMRGASVILVERGDFCAGASGSNHGMLHSGARYASSDQDSARECAAENEILKRIAPFCIDDTGGLFVSLPEDDEDFADKFNSSCQAAGVYSRELSLQEALKSEPLLNPEITRAFEVRDAAVDPFLLVNANVAAAREFGAAAVNYTKVISMDIEEGKIKQVTLERAGQRCTVQPEAVINAAGSWAAEVAAMADQSLSVGVDKGTMAVIDGRAASRLINRLRKPADADILVPHRSATIVGTTSSPGNLNHVHPTAEEVESLLREASKMIIGLHSMRAVRAYAGIRPLAAAGGRNASRNFTITQHTEGAENLFSVVGGKLTTYRLIAEKTADAVSSYLGLHSVCKTAQDELPAPETKLPLSQEICSCEMVSQATLRNLAQSADVTCAADLMRRSRAGMGFCQSGLCAFDIVSCLKGDPRQQLQEFLAERWKGAESVLYDQQLRQEAFKAHLFKVYGIDHTGGD
- a CDS encoding (Fe-S)-binding protein; protein product: MNDCIKCGECLAVCHAYKHLQGEFSGPRRLAVEYPRFNDTSSEAFMCTTCGYCEEVCPAHLPLTQAIVRMRTQMFPPQNEGQQKVLDLALRTNHAVEPKEYNAPTTGRTLLFPGCVGKGRLAGKPEEVLKLLAAAGAEPYINPGLVCCGSPLSKMGAVEEVERLKNINYPILAEAEQVVTICPGCTTMINKSYGINALHILEFLEDAELNFIDGDNVRIYLHHPCHLSRGVGPHVMDIARNILEKVPGVTVLDCGSEEDCCGGGGGVLAAYPREAYATADLKAREAQEAGADLIVAPCPFCAVNLRRPKRLKAVEMSEFLCSRLK
- a CDS encoding FAD-dependent oxidoreductase gives rise to the protein MDCDILIVGGGAAGSTAAYRLANSGANVVLVSSGTPATAMSPGRITVSQESEELKKFLMEAGRPYGLFTKEEKTENFTNKGTLYQQSFLSAYDDNSAAQAAAGIKGFKDLNPELVSRILSQTGRELTPYWIEEGSMDEMAEAMQEIPADTIMIPPLFDLRHYAASMDNLEKLSGRRLREAVTPLSLPGRRLSECLLQAAKTAGAQVMTGRKVIDITAQSALVQSGIREQEITYSALLLAGGNLVSGGLSLDGNLVREPLLGINVTEINTPRLHSAALTEALSSGICAHGCRAAAGVYACGSIVAGLSYPLSKGLWDVMLSAWKTAETIKEAAL